One genomic segment of Brevibacillus laterosporus LMG 15441 includes these proteins:
- a CDS encoding Rne/Rng family ribonuclease encodes MNKKQQRALQQIIVSRDIEETRIAVMEAGRLAELTMEQNKPMAAVGNIYRGRVKKVLPAMQAAFIDIGEEQEAFLYIDEALPPGWKVQNRGAAKPNIRTLVQVGEEKIVQISKEAIGSKSPRLTSEISLPGRMLVYLPFAGLISLSRKIVDVDKRERLRTWATDSLAEGEGIIVRTMAEEASVEQLQTELNFLRTKWKAAYQETGKKKTPSLLLSADDAVSRILLDRSEDQMLEIVVDDAELYHELRGQAKAIYPAMFTKIQFYQGKTSVLDAYGVDKEIEKALYRQVWLKSGGFLVIDQTEAMTVIDVNTGKFTGKSGQQLEDTVTATNVEAAQEIARQLRLRDIGGIIIIDFIDMKQAKNQQIVQEALQRELDKDVTNSYVMGFTQLGLLEMTRKKVRNNLASVLTKPCITCSGKGRILTEQEVAGRFIREAKALIRGQDAEAIVAAFHPHVYEYVQAEGRREQLAKDWDVLVQFISRETMHPSEYQILHVGKKADSKRFS; translated from the coding sequence TTGAACAAAAAACAACAACGTGCTCTCCAACAAATTATCGTGAGCCGTGACATAGAAGAAACACGTATTGCTGTCATGGAAGCAGGGCGACTTGCAGAATTGACAATGGAACAGAACAAACCAATGGCGGCGGTGGGAAATATTTATAGAGGGCGAGTAAAAAAAGTCTTACCAGCCATGCAAGCTGCCTTTATAGATATTGGAGAAGAGCAGGAAGCGTTTTTATATATTGACGAGGCATTGCCCCCAGGCTGGAAAGTACAGAACCGAGGGGCGGCCAAGCCTAATATTCGGACATTGGTACAAGTAGGCGAGGAAAAAATCGTCCAAATTAGCAAGGAAGCGATAGGAAGCAAATCTCCAAGACTTACCTCTGAAATCAGTCTGCCGGGACGCATGCTGGTTTATTTGCCATTTGCAGGGCTAATCTCGTTGTCACGTAAAATTGTAGACGTAGACAAACGGGAACGACTAAGAACATGGGCAACAGATAGCTTAGCTGAGGGAGAAGGGATTATTGTAAGAACGATGGCCGAGGAAGCTTCTGTGGAGCAGTTGCAGACAGAGCTTAATTTCCTGCGTACAAAATGGAAGGCGGCCTATCAGGAAACGGGAAAGAAAAAAACGCCGTCCCTTCTATTGTCAGCAGATGATGCAGTAAGCCGCATTTTATTAGATCGCTCGGAAGATCAGATGCTGGAAATCGTAGTGGATGACGCAGAGCTGTATCATGAGCTTAGGGGACAAGCAAAGGCTATTTATCCAGCCATGTTTACTAAAATTCAATTCTATCAAGGAAAAACCTCTGTGTTAGATGCCTATGGTGTCGACAAAGAAATTGAAAAAGCTCTGTACAGGCAAGTGTGGCTCAAAAGTGGCGGCTTCTTGGTAATTGATCAAACAGAGGCTATGACTGTGATCGATGTTAATACAGGGAAATTCACGGGGAAGAGCGGTCAGCAGCTAGAGGATACCGTGACGGCAACCAATGTGGAGGCAGCCCAAGAGATTGCTAGACAACTAAGGCTTCGCGATATTGGCGGTATTATCATAATTGATTTCATTGATATGAAGCAGGCCAAAAACCAGCAGATTGTACAGGAAGCCTTGCAGAGGGAATTAGACAAAGACGTGACCAATAGTTATGTCATGGGCTTTACACAATTAGGCCTTTTGGAAATGACAAGGAAAAAGGTAAGAAACAACCTTGCATCTGTTCTAACCAAGCCATGCATTACTTGCAGTGGTAAGGGGAGGATTTTAACGGAGCAGGAGGTAGCAGGGCGTTTTATTCGAGAGGCTAAAGCATTGATCCGGGGACAGGATGCAGAAGCTATTGTAGCCGCTTTTCATCCTCATGTGTATGAGTATGTTCAAGCTGAGGGAAGACGTGAGCAATTAGCGAAGGATTGGGACGTTTTGGTTCAATTTATTTCACGTGAAACCATGCACCCAAGTGAATATCAGATTTTGCATGTTGGGAAAAAGGCTGACTCTAAACGTTTTTCTTGA
- the rplU gene encoding 50S ribosomal protein L21, with product MYAIIVTGGKQYKVEEGATLFIEKLAASEGETVTFDQVLFVSKDGKVTAGTPTVAGATVTAKVEKHGKGEKVIVYKYKAKKNYRRKQGHRQPFSKVVIEKINA from the coding sequence ATGTACGCAATTATCGTAACAGGTGGTAAACAATACAAAGTTGAAGAGGGTGCTACTCTTTTCATCGAAAAACTAGCTGCTTCCGAAGGTGAAACAGTTACTTTTGATCAAGTATTGTTCGTAAGCAAAGACGGTAAAGTAACTGCGGGTACTCCAACTGTAGCTGGTGCAACTGTAACAGCTAAAGTTGAAAAGCACGGTAAAGGTGAGAAAGTTATCGTGTATAAGTACAAAGCAAAGAAAAACTACCGTCGTAAGCAAGGTCACCGTCAACCATTCTCTAAAGTTGTTATCGAAAAGATCAACGCGTAA
- a CDS encoding ribosomal-processing cysteine protease Prp, whose product MVKVEVIRSQTGIAEIAMTGHANAGKYGEDIVCSAVSAIILGNLNAVHLLLGLKPDVEMNTEEGGFLKWRLSSLHDPALEEKQQLLAESTVVALLAISQNYGTYISVQDSKWQGGAHS is encoded by the coding sequence ATGGTTAAGGTCGAGGTAATTCGATCTCAGACGGGCATTGCAGAGATTGCTATGACAGGTCATGCCAATGCTGGCAAATACGGAGAGGACATTGTTTGTTCGGCTGTATCGGCTATTATTTTAGGCAACCTGAATGCGGTACATCTTTTGCTCGGTTTGAAGCCGGATGTGGAAATGAACACAGAAGAGGGCGGATTTTTAAAGTGGCGGCTTTCATCTTTGCATGATCCGGCTCTTGAAGAGAAGCAACAACTACTAGCGGAAAGCACAGTGGTTGCTCTACTGGCTATTTCCCAAAACTACGGAACATATATTTCTGTACAAGATTCAAAATGGCAAGGGGGTGCTCACTCATGA
- the rpmA gene encoding 50S ribosomal protein L27, which yields MLFTMDLQFFASKKGVGSTKNGRDSIAKRLGTKRGDGQFVKAGNILVRQRGTKIYPGANVGIGGDDTLFAKADGIVRFKRLGRDRKQVVIEPVVAEA from the coding sequence ATGCTATTCACTATGGACCTGCAATTCTTCGCATCCAAAAAAGGGGTAGGTTCTACAAAGAACGGTCGTGACTCCATCGCTAAGCGCCTTGGTACAAAGCGTGGCGACGGCCAATTCGTAAAAGCTGGTAACATTCTTGTTCGCCAACGCGGAACAAAAATTTATCCAGGTGCTAACGTAGGCATCGGCGGCGACGATACTTTGTTCGCGAAAGCTGACGGAATCGTTCGTTTCAAACGTCTGGGACGCGATCGCAAGCAAGTTGTGATCGAACCAGTTGTTGCTGAAGCGTAA
- a CDS encoding Spo0B domain-containing protein, with translation MKDEQKFITDHADTLLRIVNQDRHDWLNHLQVLHAYLKLGRYQDGEDYLQKVTEEAHRESMIARINCSRLSAFFLTFNALNRDIIVEVEVKTQVDVTKLEMQSDSFFYLISTCIGLLQHHLHKEQVEHPHLAVTLFHSDNEVFANFDLEGQVSALVAGEVEKLIHDHKGMAKLVSEQIHTDTGWIAEMSFPCKM, from the coding sequence ATGAAGGACGAACAAAAGTTTATTACGGATCATGCGGACACGTTATTGAGAATTGTAAACCAGGATCGTCATGATTGGCTCAATCATCTTCAGGTTCTCCATGCTTATTTGAAGCTGGGACGCTACCAAGATGGAGAGGATTACCTGCAAAAAGTGACCGAGGAAGCTCACCGTGAAAGTATGATTGCTCGCATAAACTGTTCGCGTTTGTCTGCTTTCTTTTTGACGTTTAATGCGTTAAATCGAGACATAATAGTAGAAGTAGAGGTTAAAACACAGGTAGATGTGACCAAGCTAGAGATGCAAAGCGATAGCTTTTTTTATTTGATTTCAACTTGCATCGGTCTATTACAACATCACTTGCATAAAGAACAAGTGGAGCATCCTCACTTAGCGGTGACGTTGTTTCACTCGGATAATGAAGTATTTGCCAACTTTGACTTGGAAGGTCAGGTCTCTGCATTAGTTGCAGGGGAAGTGGAAAAGCTTATTCATGATCACAAGGGTATGGCCAAGCTCGTAAGTGAACAAATACATACCGATACAGGCTGGATTGCTGAAATGAGCTTTCCTTGCAAAATGTAG
- the obgE gene encoding GTPase ObgE, translated as MFVDQVKVYVKGGDGGNGAVSFRREKYVALGGPAGGDGGKGANVVFVVDEGLRTLIDFRYQRHFKAKRGEHGRTKGMHGAGAEDMIVRVPPGTTVYDDDTQEVIADLIEHGQRAIIAKGGRGGRGNIRFATSSNPAPEIAENGEPGQERYIRMELKLIADVGLVGYPSVGKSTLLSSVTAAKPKIAAYHFTTIAPNLGVVDLGEKSFVMADLPGLIEGAHEGVGLGHQFLRHVERTRVIVHVIDMAATEGRDPYEDYLQINEELKHYNARMEDRPQIIVANKMDLPDAEVHLQAFREKCPDAKIYSISGATRQGVQELMYAISDLLETIPERFEVEEVVEVEERVVFKAEPEEIPFVITRENDVFVVSGEKLEKLTKMTNLNSYDSIQRFARLMRTMGIDQALRERGAKDGDTVQIGKFEFEFQE; from the coding sequence GTGTTTGTTGATCAAGTAAAAGTATATGTAAAAGGTGGAGACGGCGGTAATGGAGCAGTTTCATTCCGTCGTGAAAAGTATGTAGCACTCGGAGGTCCTGCGGGTGGAGATGGTGGTAAGGGAGCGAACGTTGTTTTCGTCGTGGACGAAGGATTGCGTACGCTTATTGATTTCCGTTACCAACGACATTTTAAAGCAAAACGTGGTGAACACGGAAGAACGAAAGGAATGCACGGTGCTGGAGCAGAGGATATGATCGTTCGTGTTCCTCCAGGTACTACCGTGTACGATGATGATACGCAAGAAGTGATTGCTGATCTTATTGAACATGGTCAGCGTGCAATTATTGCTAAAGGTGGCCGCGGCGGACGAGGTAATATTCGTTTTGCCACGTCTTCTAATCCGGCTCCAGAGATTGCGGAGAACGGTGAACCAGGTCAAGAACGCTATATTCGTATGGAATTAAAGCTGATTGCGGACGTAGGCTTAGTTGGTTATCCAAGTGTAGGAAAATCAACGCTTCTATCTTCCGTTACAGCAGCAAAGCCTAAGATTGCTGCGTATCATTTCACAACAATCGCTCCAAATCTAGGTGTAGTAGACCTAGGTGAAAAAAGCTTTGTAATGGCTGATTTGCCAGGCCTTATTGAAGGTGCTCATGAAGGCGTTGGGCTTGGTCATCAGTTTTTACGTCATGTTGAGCGCACAAGGGTGATTGTACATGTGATTGATATGGCTGCGACTGAGGGCCGTGATCCATACGAGGACTATCTTCAAATTAACGAAGAACTTAAACATTACAATGCCCGCATGGAAGACAGACCACAAATTATTGTGGCTAATAAAATGGATTTGCCGGATGCAGAAGTGCATTTACAGGCTTTCCGTGAAAAATGTCCAGATGCGAAAATATATTCGATTTCTGGCGCCACTCGTCAGGGTGTACAAGAACTCATGTATGCTATTAGTGATTTACTTGAGACGATCCCAGAGCGTTTCGAAGTAGAGGAAGTAGTGGAAGTAGAAGAAAGAGTTGTATTTAAAGCAGAGCCAGAAGAAATACCATTTGTCATTACAAGAGAGAATGACGTATTTGTGGTGAGTGGTGAGAAGCTTGAAAAATTAACGAAGATGACTAACTTGAACAGCTATGACTCCATACAACGTTTTGCACGTTTGATGCGCACTATGGGAATTGATCAGGCTCTTCGTGAACGTGGTGCGAAAGACGGGGATACCGTTCAGATTGGTAAATTTGAATTTGAGTTCCAAGAGTAA
- a CDS encoding PilZ domain-containing protein, which produces MGTMGEDRQLVRGTIVHVSRENESVALKDAMIEYQKGDYLLLSCILDQANPSFLGCILHVRFNEGQEYQAYEVYTEKIAWPVVIMGLLPVRTESVAEGSKQQKGQTSSSVESSHDATRQAILAKLKGSKQDASALTNNQSGNRENQAQQLVNPDFIINVPYKRMGAKPNEELGEGVLLSFSEKELHVGTDGYLAKGDFVNLSFVIPRTKTEVVAMTKVIEKRFDNNITIVTLSITDVDPAQHAELIAYHKTMLS; this is translated from the coding sequence ATGGGGACTATGGGGGAAGACAGACAGCTTGTACGCGGAACCATTGTACATGTATCACGTGAAAATGAATCCGTTGCTCTAAAGGATGCTATGATAGAGTATCAGAAGGGAGATTATTTACTACTCTCTTGTATTTTAGATCAGGCGAATCCTTCTTTTTTGGGTTGTATTCTTCATGTGCGTTTCAATGAAGGTCAGGAGTATCAAGCCTACGAGGTATATACAGAGAAGATCGCATGGCCGGTTGTGATTATGGGGCTACTCCCTGTACGCACAGAATCAGTAGCTGAGGGATCGAAGCAGCAGAAAGGACAAACCTCTTCCTCTGTTGAAAGCTCTCATGATGCTACTCGCCAAGCTATCCTAGCAAAATTAAAGGGAAGCAAGCAAGATGCATCCGCTCTCACGAATAACCAGTCTGGTAATCGAGAAAATCAGGCTCAACAATTGGTGAATCCTGACTTTATTATTAATGTTCCTTACAAGCGAATGGGAGCTAAACCGAATGAAGAGCTGGGAGAGGGAGTACTCCTTAGCTTTTCGGAAAAGGAGCTTCATGTAGGAACAGATGGTTATTTGGCAAAGGGGGATTTTGTTAATCTCTCGTTTGTAATTCCACGTACGAAAACGGAAGTAGTAGCTATGACGAAAGTAATTGAAAAGCGGTTTGATAATAATATCACAATTGTTACGCTCTCGATCACAGATGTTGATCCTGCTCAGCATGCTGAGCTAATCGCCTACCACAAGACGATGTTATCATAA
- a CDS encoding ACT domain-containing protein → MSKRDEKFYLIRADILPESIAKTIEVKKLLESGEIDTVNEAVERVGLSRSAFYKYKDAIFPFNAMMSEKIMTVSLTLEHRSGILSRVLQFVAEKGGNVLTINQTIPLQGIANVAMSVDMAQLHMPTTEFLDLLEKLQGVRKALIVGRG, encoded by the coding sequence ATGAGTAAACGAGATGAAAAATTCTATTTAATTCGAGCGGACATCCTCCCAGAATCGATCGCGAAGACGATTGAAGTAAAAAAACTGTTAGAATCAGGCGAAATTGACACGGTGAATGAAGCGGTCGAGCGGGTTGGACTGAGTCGTAGTGCTTTCTATAAATACAAAGATGCGATTTTCCCTTTCAATGCCATGATGAGTGAAAAGATTATGACCGTGAGTCTTACGTTGGAGCATCGTTCAGGTATTTTATCAAGGGTATTGCAATTTGTAGCAGAAAAAGGCGGGAATGTCCTAACAATCAATCAAACCATTCCGTTGCAAGGGATTGCCAATGTAGCAATGTCTGTAGATATGGCACAGCTACATATGCCAACGACGGAGTTTTTAGATTTGCTTGAAAAGCTACAAGGTGTACGCAAGGCATTAATCGTGGGCAGAGGCTAA